The Pogona vitticeps strain Pit_001003342236 chromosome 6, PviZW2.1, whole genome shotgun sequence genome contains a region encoding:
- the RNF32 gene encoding RING finger protein 32 isoform X1, giving the protein MEFSRDTFSRKGGEGNDRLAHAPLSTGPPPFSVEELGCLATRCVPLVRRAGLSRSFEGGLKGRRRPEPSLEGAVSLRGTGGPLAWAREKGSEAGEAEESGRGLNIPSSFSLSSEDSPQASCNICIILPSGHTVFQFIKYILVQISGPSFCVEDKEIATASSSLMQRKNYKGSSWKQESVALTAVALQDHILHNLQLQNLSLADPLKSKAQNKKNIYRPVNKETVRPIIDTGLRKTNSHQPKNEDPEKEYVLDPSPQPFTLAQKLGLVEPPAMPLTMEEWEHVKQRSIKQGDSIQPCAICREEFALQPQVLLSCSHVFHRACLKAFERFAGKKTCPMCRKIQYQTRVIHDGARLFKMKCATRIQAFWRGYIVRTWYKNLRKTVPPKDAVLRKKFFEEKFTEICQRLLNSYDNHIDELFSEIDSTVAASQDVFQQLDKKLGSFISDVEWEKIQMQAFRQDIIDCPICIMPLIHPTHLDHGLDKESYPSHSHQTVLLSCSHMFHCACLQAFEEFSLGERPVCPLCRSCYQKKILN; this is encoded by the exons ATGGAATTCTCACGCGACACCTTTTCGCggaagggaggagagggaaaTGACCGCCTCGCGCATGCGCCGCTCTCAACAGGCCCCCCTCCTTTTTCGGTGGAGGAGCTCGGTTGCTTAGCAACGCGCTGCGTGCCGCTTGTCCGACGAGCGGGCCTGTCGAGGAGTTTCGAAGGCGGCTTGAAGGGGCGAAGGCGACCCGAGCCTTCCCTCGAGGGGGCCGTTAGCCTCCGAGGCACCGGTGGGCCCTTGGCCTGGGCGCGGGAGAAGGGGTCGGAGGCGGGAGAGGCCGAGGAAAGCGGACGGGG gctaaacatacccagctcaTTCAGCCTTTCCTCAGAGGACAGTCCCCAGGCCTCTTGCAATATATGTATAATACTTCCTTCTGGACATACAGTATTCCAGTTTATCA AGTATATACTAGTTCAAATCAGTGGACCATCATTCTGTGTTGAAGATAAGGAAATCGCCACTGCCTCCAGTTCCCTCATGCAAAGGAAAAATTACAAG GGGAGTTCCTGGAAACAAGAGTCTGTAGCACTTACAGCCGTGGCATTACAAGATCATATTTTACATAATCTTCAGCTCCAGAATCTTTCATTAGCTGATCCTCTTAAAtcaaaagcacaaaataaaaagaatatatatagaccTGTGAATAAAGAGACAGTCAGACCAATAATAGATACAGgactaaggaaaacaaacagtCATCAACCAAAAAATGAAGACCCAGAAAAGGAATATGTGCTTGATCCTTCTCCTCAACCGTTCACTTTAG CTCAGAAACTTGGGTTGGTGGAACCTCCTGCCATGCCATTAACAATGGAGGAATGGGAGCATGTGAAGCAGCGATCCATAAAGCAGGGAGATTCTATTCAACCTTGTGCTATATGCAGAGAAGAATTTGCACTTCAGCCGCAG GTGTTGCTTTCGTGTTCTCATGTATTTCACAGA GCATGTTTGAAAGCTTTTGAAAGATTTGCAGGTAAAAAGACCTGCCCTATGTGTAGGAAGATCCAATACCAGACACGAGTAATACATGATGGAGCGCGACTATTTAAGATGAAGTGTGCTACGAG AATTCAAGCTTTCTGGAGGGGATACATTGTTAGAACATGGTATAAAAATCTGAGGAAAACAGTTCCACCCAAGGATGCCGTGTtaagaaaaaaattctttgaaGAAAAG TTTACAGAGATTTGCCAACGATTGTTGAATTCATATGATAACCACATAGATGAACTCTTCTCCGAGATTGATTCTACGGTAGCCGCAAGTCAAGATGTGTTTCAGCAACTGGACAAAAAGTTAGGCTCATTTATAAGTGATGTTGAGTGGGAAAAGATACAAATGCAG GCATTTCGGCAAGACATCATTGACTGCCCAATTTGCATCATGCCACTCATCCACCCCACCCATCTTGACCATGGACTGGACAAAGAGAGCTACCCATCACATTCCCATCAGACTGTTCTACTCTCCTGTTCTCATATGTTTCATTGTGCTTGTCTTCAAGCATTTGAGGAGTTTTCCTTGGGTGAAAGACCTGTATGTCCGCTATGCCGCTCGTGTTATCAGAAGAAAATCCTCAACTAA
- the RNF32 gene encoding RING finger protein 32 isoform X3 — protein MQGSSWKQESVALTAVALQDHILHNLQLQNLSLADPLKSKAQNKKNIYRPVNKETVRPIIDTGLRKTNSHQPKNEDPEKEYVLDPSPQPFTLAQKLGLVEPPAMPLTMEEWEHVKQRSIKQGDSIQPCAICREEFALQPQVLLSCSHVFHRACLKAFERFAGKKTCPMCRKIQYQTRVIHDGARLFKMKCATRIQAFWRGYIVRTWYKNLRKTVPPKDAVLRKKFFEEKFTEICQRLLNSYDNHIDELFSEIDSTVAASQDVFQQLDKKLGSFISDVEWEKIQMQAFRQDIIDCPICIMPLIHPTHLDHGLDKESYPSHSHQTVLLSCSHMFHCACLQAFEEFSLGERPVCPLCRSCYQKKILN, from the exons atgcAG GGGAGTTCCTGGAAACAAGAGTCTGTAGCACTTACAGCCGTGGCATTACAAGATCATATTTTACATAATCTTCAGCTCCAGAATCTTTCATTAGCTGATCCTCTTAAAtcaaaagcacaaaataaaaagaatatatatagaccTGTGAATAAAGAGACAGTCAGACCAATAATAGATACAGgactaaggaaaacaaacagtCATCAACCAAAAAATGAAGACCCAGAAAAGGAATATGTGCTTGATCCTTCTCCTCAACCGTTCACTTTAG CTCAGAAACTTGGGTTGGTGGAACCTCCTGCCATGCCATTAACAATGGAGGAATGGGAGCATGTGAAGCAGCGATCCATAAAGCAGGGAGATTCTATTCAACCTTGTGCTATATGCAGAGAAGAATTTGCACTTCAGCCGCAG GTGTTGCTTTCGTGTTCTCATGTATTTCACAGA GCATGTTTGAAAGCTTTTGAAAGATTTGCAGGTAAAAAGACCTGCCCTATGTGTAGGAAGATCCAATACCAGACACGAGTAATACATGATGGAGCGCGACTATTTAAGATGAAGTGTGCTACGAG AATTCAAGCTTTCTGGAGGGGATACATTGTTAGAACATGGTATAAAAATCTGAGGAAAACAGTTCCACCCAAGGATGCCGTGTtaagaaaaaaattctttgaaGAAAAG TTTACAGAGATTTGCCAACGATTGTTGAATTCATATGATAACCACATAGATGAACTCTTCTCCGAGATTGATTCTACGGTAGCCGCAAGTCAAGATGTGTTTCAGCAACTGGACAAAAAGTTAGGCTCATTTATAAGTGATGTTGAGTGGGAAAAGATACAAATGCAG GCATTTCGGCAAGACATCATTGACTGCCCAATTTGCATCATGCCACTCATCCACCCCACCCATCTTGACCATGGACTGGACAAAGAGAGCTACCCATCACATTCCCATCAGACTGTTCTACTCTCCTGTTCTCATATGTTTCATTGTGCTTGTCTTCAAGCATTTGAGGAGTTTTCCTTGGGTGAAAGACCTGTATGTCCGCTATGCCGCTCGTGTTATCAGAAGAAAATCCTCAACTAA
- the RNF32 gene encoding RING finger protein 32 isoform X2, with the protein MQRKNYKGSSWKQESVALTAVALQDHILHNLQLQNLSLADPLKSKAQNKKNIYRPVNKETVRPIIDTGLRKTNSHQPKNEDPEKEYVLDPSPQPFTLAQKLGLVEPPAMPLTMEEWEHVKQRSIKQGDSIQPCAICREEFALQPQVLLSCSHVFHRACLKAFERFAGKKTCPMCRKIQYQTRVIHDGARLFKMKCATRIQAFWRGYIVRTWYKNLRKTVPPKDAVLRKKFFEEKFTEICQRLLNSYDNHIDELFSEIDSTVAASQDVFQQLDKKLGSFISDVEWEKIQMQAFRQDIIDCPICIMPLIHPTHLDHGLDKESYPSHSHQTVLLSCSHMFHCACLQAFEEFSLGERPVCPLCRSCYQKKILN; encoded by the exons ATGCAAAGGAAAAATTACAAG GGGAGTTCCTGGAAACAAGAGTCTGTAGCACTTACAGCCGTGGCATTACAAGATCATATTTTACATAATCTTCAGCTCCAGAATCTTTCATTAGCTGATCCTCTTAAAtcaaaagcacaaaataaaaagaatatatatagaccTGTGAATAAAGAGACAGTCAGACCAATAATAGATACAGgactaaggaaaacaaacagtCATCAACCAAAAAATGAAGACCCAGAAAAGGAATATGTGCTTGATCCTTCTCCTCAACCGTTCACTTTAG CTCAGAAACTTGGGTTGGTGGAACCTCCTGCCATGCCATTAACAATGGAGGAATGGGAGCATGTGAAGCAGCGATCCATAAAGCAGGGAGATTCTATTCAACCTTGTGCTATATGCAGAGAAGAATTTGCACTTCAGCCGCAG GTGTTGCTTTCGTGTTCTCATGTATTTCACAGA GCATGTTTGAAAGCTTTTGAAAGATTTGCAGGTAAAAAGACCTGCCCTATGTGTAGGAAGATCCAATACCAGACACGAGTAATACATGATGGAGCGCGACTATTTAAGATGAAGTGTGCTACGAG AATTCAAGCTTTCTGGAGGGGATACATTGTTAGAACATGGTATAAAAATCTGAGGAAAACAGTTCCACCCAAGGATGCCGTGTtaagaaaaaaattctttgaaGAAAAG TTTACAGAGATTTGCCAACGATTGTTGAATTCATATGATAACCACATAGATGAACTCTTCTCCGAGATTGATTCTACGGTAGCCGCAAGTCAAGATGTGTTTCAGCAACTGGACAAAAAGTTAGGCTCATTTATAAGTGATGTTGAGTGGGAAAAGATACAAATGCAG GCATTTCGGCAAGACATCATTGACTGCCCAATTTGCATCATGCCACTCATCCACCCCACCCATCTTGACCATGGACTGGACAAAGAGAGCTACCCATCACATTCCCATCAGACTGTTCTACTCTCCTGTTCTCATATGTTTCATTGTGCTTGTCTTCAAGCATTTGAGGAGTTTTCCTTGGGTGAAAGACCTGTATGTCCGCTATGCCGCTCGTGTTATCAGAAGAAAATCCTCAACTAA